The following nucleotide sequence is from Candidatus Desulfatibia profunda.
TTTCTCAATCAAGTATGTATTCGGTTGAAATAACAATCATTTCGGAGGCTGCATATGAACAAATTGGATCTTATCGAGGCGCTCAAAACGGAAGCAGGAATCACAAGAAGCGAGGCTGCGGCGGTGGTAAACCTATTTTTTAACGAGATGTTCAACGCACTTGCTAAAGGTAACCGGGTTGAAATTCGCGGATTGTGCTCATTTTACGTCAAGAAATACAAGGGATATACAGGCCCGAAATCCACCGCCTATAATTTGACCTGCGCCATTTCAGGCTCAACGGCAAC
It contains:
- a CDS encoding integration host factor subunit beta; translated protein: MNKLDLIEALKTEAGITRSEAAAVVNLFFNEMFNALAKGNRVEIRGLCSFYVKKYKGYTGPKSTAYNLTCAISGSTAT